The Xenopus tropicalis strain Nigerian chromosome 1, UCB_Xtro_10.0, whole genome shotgun sequence DNA segment AGTGCAACTAATCTGGCCAAATCAAATACAAGAATACAAAAGAAAGAGAATTGATCAATGCTTATTCCCTGGACCCGTGTTTCACTAGTCATTTGGTATCTATACAAGTGTATATATTAACGAAAACAACGCTTTTTATTTACAAAGTTATGaccataaaattgacaagccaacATACCACCTCAAGGTAAAcaccatatggtggtcctaactctTTAGGTTATATTTtaaaggctggcacctccctgagGCTGTTTACTGTGTTTCTTTGGGCAATCTGAACCAAAGTAATcaataaatatgcaaaaataagcaATATTTTACTGATTATATTTTTTCTCTCTGTACTTTCAACCTCTCTTATTCAGAGTAATTTGTGTTAAATCCTGTACCCTCCCATTCTCCCACATGTACTATGGAAAAATAATCCAGAGTAGCTTGTGAGATAACTCCTTTCTGTAACTGTGTTTAGCCCAGTAAAATACAGGCATAACTACAGAATGCAATACAATCAGTAtcatacaataaaataaacaagGAATACAAATGACTGCCCAGCAAGATTGGTGATTAAAAACCCAAGTTTTGCTGTGTaatttaagggctgtggcacacggggagataagtcgcccacaacaaatctcccttgtcgtgggcgactaatctccccgaaatgccatcccaccggcgagaatgtaaatcgggtTGGGAtggatttccccgaaatcgcggcgccgcgtatgccatcccaccagcgatttacattctcgccggtgggatggcttttcggggagattagtcgcccacgacaagggagatttgttgtggccgacttatctccccgtgtgagACAGCCCTATTAGTCACTAAAGAAGGGAGGCAAGGACCATCGGCATTTAGCAGACCTGATAACCACCACATTATGAAATCTATTCTTGCCTGTAATTTTGGAGTTACTCTTGTCAATTTAAACTATTATAACAAGCGCACTCATAAGGAAGAAGCCCCTACTGCCTAGCATAAgaagtagagctgggcggtatgaccaaaaatttatatcactgtatttttcaaaattatatcggtgtcacggtatttttttttccatgcatgattaggtgttaaccccatttcctaataaattagagaataattactgcagtattgaaaggcaagcgaaggatcggcaacagaaagtcgtaaggtaaatcaggcaggcttagtttcccaggcaaggccgcagacaacatagcacaggaggaggcgtttgatagctttaaataccccccacgcatgcgcagaactggCGCCGTCAGCGCATCGCGGATATGttgcgcgtgcgcaacgtcccgcggacagcGGGACGCgtgagaccgggccgcacgggtgagtaccctgacaccccggtatggcagtatctgaaaaatgaatatagtttttaaaaaaaacaccggtattcggtattaaacagtatatcgcccagccctaataaGAAGAGCCCCCTACTGCCTAGCATAAGGAAGAAGCCCCTACTGCCTAGCATAAGGAAGACAGACTCAAGTGAGCAGATGATCAATGGACAAAGACATAACCTTTTGGAGGGGGGTTCTCAagtttaataaaacagaaatagttTAGCCATGATGATCACTTCAGGGTTTAGGAAGTACAGGCAGCAGTATTTATATGTGTCTGCGGTTgttcagggcccctggggtgattTCATCCCACCTTCCCACTCCCTGAGCTGGAACTGCAAAAACCTGGGCATATGTACTGCAATGAGCATGCAGAGCATTTTTCCTGCTTCTCTTAGCCACatatttttctgcaggctgagagaagcagatctgctcccATATGCACCAGTAAAACTGCAATGACAGGTATAGCGCTTGCATGCAGGTCGCGTTTTTTGGCCCAACCTCTGCTGCATGCCAGGAGAAGCTATACCTGTCAGTGCAGCAACAGGAGATGCATATTGGAGCCgatccacttctctctgcctgacTGAAAACCGCAGGCAAAGAGAAGCAGAGCAAATGCTTTGTGTGACCATGGCCTAAGCCCATCACAAGAAAGCATTTCAATCAATGTATTGGAAGAATAGTGCCATGTTGTGATAAAATGTGATAACTCACTGCCTGTATCTGTacattcccagcatgcctcttTTGAACTAAGCTCTCTCTAGCACAGGCAGCAGTCGATTCAAGGTTCTCTCTGCCAGAGTTtagaggcctgtggctatttgcacaatgccccattctggcaaagtgtaaaaaacagcCAACTGTGTCTTTTTCCACTTTGCAGCCATTATAAATATCCCCTTTTATCTTTTGGTTTCATGACATTGTCAATAGTCACCTACAATGATTTCCCTTCCACATGTAAAGTAGATAACCACTACTTGATGAAACCTCATGTTCTCCCAGAAGGGCCTGCATGGATgtatatactgaatgtataaaCTAAGgcataaaaggggtggttcacctttaggttaacttttagtatgttatagaactggCATTCATttctttatagtttctgaattatttgcttttctcctcagtctcttttcagctttcaaatggaagtcactgaccccagcagccagcaCTTCATTACTGTCAATAATAATATAGAAAAGGGACTTGGAATGACGATTTTAAATGACTTTAAAGAAAgcaagcagggtaggactgggcccCAGATCTCCCTTCCCCAACGTGCTAAAAGTAATTTTAATTTACACGTGCGGCagccccggtgagccctgcaccccacaCTCCGACAATTATTGCATCAGTAACTAGGATGCATTTTTTgctttcaattttattgttaagcACATAAGCTGCCAGAGAGCAGCTCCTATTAACTTACAAATGGGGCAGCACCCAGGTAAGTGTACCTTTAGGAATAGAGTCTTTAAAGGAGCTCAAATAGAAAGGAAAGtacaaaaatcaaaacaattacattcattttatttctattaaatgttaatatttcTATGCAAAGCTGTAACCGACCAATCTGAAAACATGTTCTCCATATCTTATCTGAAAGCAGAAGGATGAATGAGATATTTTCTGTTCATTTATGCATTAATTGTGCCTAAAGAGCTTGAGTCCCATCCAAGTCCACAAATGAAAAAACACATAGACAGGCAAAGTGATGGGAAGCAGAAGGCTGTAAAAACACAAGCTTGCTGTACTGGTGCATCCATTTGGGAAATCCTCTTCCACTGAGGCAGAGTATAATAACCCTGTCAAAGACACCAGAGGAATGAGCACAGTCAGCACAGGGAGGGAGAAAAACATGGCTTCTTTATTGTTTGCAGGAACAAATCCAAAAAACTATGTTGTCTGCTCTGTGTCTGGGCTCTCAGGCTTCTGATCTTTATGAATCATGCGGGCATCCTGTGGTATCATATTTGGGATGCCATCAACAATTGGGTAAGCTATACCCAGCTCGTCATTAATTAACTCATTGGTAGATTCTTCATATCtagggaaaaaaaatgacatataaaCAATCAGATCTGGATCAATGAATGGGGAATCACAGCCGTTTATATTTAATGTCGGGAAATTTGATCACCAAAATCAGTACATTTCAAACCACAAGCGTCATTCCAtaatcaatattatatatatatatatatatatatatcgagccaagggtggcacaccgcttcaatccttgtcccgggtgcacggtaaaagagtttaaatattgaaaaaaagaccagcaacaccggatctattgcaaacaatcgattatatattgaaaaatacatgaacagccaacgttacgtttcggtccccgtcgggacctttctcaagaccgaaacgtaacgttggctgttcatgtatttttcaatatataattgattgtttgcaatagatccggtgttgctggtctttttttcaatatatatatatatatatatatatatatatatatatatatatatataatatatataaaatgcatttagGAGTTCTAGTTAAGCTTGAAATAGCAAAGAGACATCTGCTTGCTGTTAATAAACTGAATATTTCCCTATACAGAGTACAGGCTTAGGTGTATGGGAcaccctgttcccctgctgacctgactgactactttgagactcaaataaaatgcagtagactgtcctcagcctgccttctccAGTTACCACAATTCCCCGCACATATAATAAGGAATAGGGAAAATAACATCActgggcaatgcattgtgggtaatgtagtttctgagtgctgtctgtaagatgtggagaagttgttacaatttgtaacatcagtgttttagtccctcttctttAATCCTCTTCCCAggattttaaataatgcagaaagaaggTTAGAAGGTTTAGCAGAAAGAAACAGTTTACAGTgctaggtatattaggggtttctgtgttgggctctttaacaaattttggttcataAACTGTAGTTCCCCTTTCAATAAAAATAAGCAGCGATATTTTCAATATAAGCCCTAACATTTGGCTAATGGTTAATATCAATATAGTCTTTCTAAAGGGTAATTAATTAGAAATTATAAATAGAACAATACGTGGCTATAACTTTAAGTCAGAGAAACCCAAGTCTGATGGGACACTTTGCTCAAACTAGGGGCAGCCCAGCACTGCAGGGGGCAGTATCCTTGTATTGTAGCCCGCACCTCTGGGGGGAAGCAATGCTTAGGATCATAGGTGATCTTAATGACCCCCCCACCCAGCAGCAGTATACTGACTGTATCAGAGCCCTTTAACCCAGTGCCAGGTATTTTACCTCAGCGATTTCCTTGAGAGAGGGCAGACCAGGAATTGCAAGAGGGTAGGATCAAACGTCTTGCTGTCCTTCAGGCTCTGTTCCGGGGATCTGGCAACTAAAGAGCAGTGCAAGGGCCGCAGTGTGACAGCTGGCAGGGCGCCAGTGGGACAGGCAGCGTTTAGTTTCCGCTGGACTAAGGTATTATATGTTCTTCCCCATGCCCTGACAGCCAGCATGTTCCACTTTCTGCACAGAAACTGACTGACACACAACCTTTACTTCCCAGGAACGATTCCACCCCTTCTTCCTGTGCAGCACTATAAACAGCCCCTCACACGACACAAAGCAGTCTCAGTGGTTCCTACCATGTGCATGTAACTATATAAACCCACAGCCTGCAAAACCCTCAAAATATATCTGAAAGAGTTGTGATTAAAGTCTTTCTGTAATGTTAAACTACCTTTACTTGATATTATTGCTTGAATCTGGTTTGCCCTTTGATTCCTGCGATCACAGATAtgtaacccattcactgccaggCGATTTTTCCTTCTGTATTTGTGTTAAACCAGGTACCAGCCCACATTGCCTGACAGGTGGTAGCAATTTAATTTCTAACAGTGCTCAAAATAAGTTATAGGTAAACAGGAATACAGTAACAGTATTCCTGTTAAAAGCAAAAAGCTTTGTTCACTGTGGAATCCTATGGAATTAAGAtgttgtactgtgttagccattaaaaacaatgcagaaaatctgataccttttattggctgagTAAGAAAAATTGCAAGCTGtccaagcagggtcggactgggccgctgggacaccgggaaaagtgggccctggcggcccagacccgacccttgccgatgctccccctgcccgagtgctcctcccctgacgtgttaaatttacacgctcgggggaggatgtcaggtggggggccctgcacgGGCACCTAcaaggcccctggggcgggagccccagtgggcccttcactccGCAGTCTGACCCTGTGTTGAAGCACccaggccccttcgtcaggcaaaatacaaatgaaagctggaaaggcacAGCATATATATAGATCATTGAAAAGGTTCATGGGCAATAAATTGAGAACCCTATAGGACACAGAaacagggtcgggctggggggtgcagggctcactggggcttctgcctcaggaaccccagccccccccaacccctgcaGAGGCCCCAAACACCCTCCGACCATGCttctaaaagaaacttacctgcggtaTGTTGGGGGAGGGTGACGGTGGATCGCGGGAGAGCCCTGGGGGAGGGGATCTGGCCCGCCGGGGACCaacaggtttttttcccagtaccccagcagcccagtctgatACTGCACTGAACAGGTTGCGGGTAGTATAGAATGCTGCAGCACAAAGAATCACAGAGTAGGGAGTAGACAAGGTAGAAAGCTACAGCATGGATAAAACAGGGAGGAAGTCAGGGGGAGTATGGAGCTAGTCGGATGGGGTATGTGACAGGtagggagctgggggggggcttCTGTGGTGGGGAGGGAGTTGAACACACACAGATATCTTAAAATGGACACTAGATAAAGATTGTTCTGTCTGCTGCAATTTCCTGTGCACAGGGACATTTTACATTGCTGTGGCTGGATCTTATCTTCCTTATTTTCCATACAAGTTCAGTTCTTCTTCTGACAAACTTTGGGGGCGATTATTCTGAGAccacacacggtccaaaaatTGTTTGAGActaggttttgtatgattttattgatgtgtgtatggccagtttgtTCTAAGCCAGCAGTAATTAAAACAACATGGCAGCAGGCTAACCGGCTGCAAGGGGTATTTGATCATTAGGGGAGCTGGTTGTCATGAGTGTGCATAGAGAAGCTGGTGAATTACTgttagtgttgccaccttttctacAAAAAATACCATTCCTTCTCTTGTTGGTAGCTATCTTGTCTATTAGTACTGTTGGAATCAAATTTCAGTTTTATTGGTCAGGCCTGTAAAATAACTGCTGGGAGGCAACTCTATTCATTATATGTCAGGTAGTGGATAGAAAGTAGGGacgcaccgaatccaggatttggccaagattatGCTTTTTTCGGCTCCTGGcagaactgaatccgaatcttaaaaatcacgtgactttttgtcacataaacacggaagttagaaatttaacccttccgtatcctaattagcatatgctaaaaaaaaagtgcattcggtgcatccctaatagaaagCCAGCGCGCCCTGGGTGGCTTGACTGTTTTCTGGGTTAGGTGGAGTTTAGGGACCTATTTGGTTAGGACAATCCGATGTGGTTGAATTAACAGAACACTAGGGAGCTGTTTTGGTCCTGCACTAATATTTTTCCTTCAACTCAAGCTATCCCAAGAAAGAATAGTAACGCAGTTATATGCACAGACTAAGGGGAGGATAGGGCCAGCAAGCTACTTGTCAGCAAATTGGGAGATAAGGTCAGAGTCTGTAGCCTGAACAGAATCTGATCTAAAAGGGCAGAAGTCTTTTGAGCACCTCATTGTTAAATGTCCCTCATTAGTAAAAGCCAGTAACTAGCAAGGGATTTTTCAGGAATGACTTTTCTATTTAATTAAGCTACCCCTTAAATAGGGAAACAGTTTCAGGCACAAACATATGGGAGGCTAGGGCTAGCAAGCTTTTGGGGCAGCAAAACGGGAGGTAGGGCTTAAGTCTGTAGCTTGAACCAAATTCCATTTAAAAGGAAATAAgctttaaagtgcacctatcatcCTCTCATTTTTCCCCTGTAACCTATTTTTGGCACACTTCTGCAGAAATTGGATTACACTCACTTCTGGGAACTGGGTTttacagtgcagtgcctccacctagtggtcactgaggagcacacctcagggggattccactagaaaaataaatcacacacagtttgcagaaaagataaactttatatagcaatttagaaaaatgtaatcactgtAAAAGGCAAATAATATGACCCTGCTTTGGGAAATGCATGTTTCATTTAACATGCATTTTAACTAAACTTTTGGCACAGTCTCTCCtaggacacagtcccacacttcTTTCCTGgtggaaataccctttcccagttcagtctctggcaaagtcccttccccaagagttCTTTAGTTTCCCctgtagtgctacctgccccaaagtaccactccctttggataggcagttgctccaCATTGCAGGCACTCGATCAACACCTGCCCTCACACAGGGAACATACAAGGATAACAACAGAAACCCACTGGCAGTTTAACAAGATGCAGAATGCTCTCTCCATTTAGGCTGGAGCTCAAAAACCAGCTGAGCACTCTGTAACCTTTCTGGTTACTGGCAGTGCAATCACCTGTCTGCTGCTCTCTGTTCCTCTGGATCGGGTTCTCTATGGCTGGCACTGCAGCAGGGGCCCTTTAAAAACCTGCCAACCCCACCCttggttttggctccaaagccaggTACTCTCTGGATCCTCCTTTTCTTCCAtaagtgcactggggctcccagccaatcggGTTTTTCTCCAGTCTTCCCGCtagctcattatgcacatgcgctTGATGTAAGAGTCTTTTCATCggcgtcgtgattttttcgtattgagcaatagtaaacggcggaaaaaccaatccgtttttttcgcgacggcgacaaaaaagtcgtattggcgacgaaaaaattgcgggacatacgaaaaagtcgcgacggtgatgaaaaagtcacaaaaatactgatcattacgaaaacccgcgttcggacgctttcggtccattcatggattagtaaatctgccccttagtctctaAAAATCTCCACACACCCAGCAGTAGACACtagtacaggggtgggcaaactacggcccgcgggccacatccagcccgttggcctttttaatccggcccgctgactccgggtccctttaaataatttctgggccctgattggttgcgcttcgtgcgtgctcgtgcgcagggggcgcaaccataaaaaaggatgcagcggggagccggggaacagactcAGCGGAACGATGGAGAGAGCTGCAGGTcggagagatggaggatgctggtgggggggggagctggtgggaggacgttggcccggcctggcccgcctgtgagtaaatgtggcccccgagccaaaaactttgcccacccctgcactagtATATATAAGATACATTTCAAAGGCTCCTGAGGTGAGCATTATAAGTGCAAGGACTGAGCAAAGGTCagacttttaaaatatttttcctttgtttttgtttttttttgcattcagtttaccatttttacttttattttgaattaataAAAGTGAAGTTTTAATATATTAGTGCATCATTCTTCCGAATACTTAATGTAGCAACATTATccttttatggtacaggtatgggacctgttatccagaatacttgggacctgaggtttatGGGTACAGGATAAGTAAACCATTAAAAttagttgatgtaaaattgatgagactcctattctaagcacttttgcaatttaaattatttattgtttttaattccaagatTTTAAGTGTTTAAAGTACtattaatataaatgaatattgTTACAACCGCATCAGCTACTGGTCACGTTTCACAAAGTCAAGGATGTTGTCAAGGAAGTTGTAAGGAGAAAGATGGCTGGGctaatgttcttctggttagaaaAGACATGATAAAAGTTATTTGAGGCTTTTTATGTTtctcctaaccagaagaacatcaggcCAGTCTTTCTCCTGCCAACTTACTCCGCAACGTCCCTGCCTACTTAATGTTAAATGAACAGTAGGTGGTGCtgctgtaacaaaatgcatttccCGCacctgctttttcagttcagattttttttataaatgttagacatttgtgaaaatgagtttgtTAGAATTTTACAAGCATTTAAGTACAACAAgacaaagaaaaagagaaataaagaagACGAGAGAGAAGAGCCTGGGGGAGAAGATGCATTCAAGCACCAAACACCATTAAATACAATACAAGACTAAGACTATTCCTGCTGTTGTAGCCAAGTTTCCAAATTTTGTCACTTCTGGGCACCCCCTAATGAAATATACCAGCCCTTGTTTGGGAAGGGTTTCATTGATTAGTATCTTCCAAAatgccacttattgtacagtgctgcggaatatgttggcgctttataaataaatgttaataataataaattgcgGCATTTAGGACATTGATCAGAGGATCTCCTGATATATTTTGGACAGTGCTACTGTGTAAAGTAGACTCTATGAATAAACTTAATCTGAATGTACCTGTCCCTGGCTGATATAGTGAGTTGGGGCACCCAGTCTCTTCCCACATCTCCTCATCTACGTATGGTACGTACGGTATGTCTTAtgtccaggcctggatttgtggcgaggccacaaaggcccgggcctagggcggcaaaaatgcaggggcggcatgccgccccgccacaatgaaattgtgaaattttctcccatacggagcaatggggattccttcccactgctccgtatcagaGTTTAAATGGGCGCGCATGCGCCCTGCGCGGCGGCGGGGAGGGGGTGGTACGGGGAGAgagaggtttgtttgcgcatgcgcgcgcatggAGAGGGCGGGGGGCGTGAatgggggggcggccttggggcgcccggatttgaaatccggcgctgcttatGTCCAGTTTTGCTTAGTTTTGAAGAGACTATTAGGttgcaaatttatcaaaatggcaTATAGATATGTCACTGTCTTAGATAAATCTGGTCTACGAAGGTATGCCTCTAAAGTTGTCTCGGTTTAAGAGAGTGGACAATGGGAAAATTGGAAACCTAAAAGCGTGCCTTAATTGGAGATACCGGAAAAAACCCCGCCATTGCTCACGTTGTCATCTCAGGAACCAGTGCAAAGTGGGGCAAAAATTTATTATCTCAGTTCAGGATCCATGTTGACCATTCTGGATGCCCACCATGGGCCATTTTAAGAGTTTACTGGAAAGCTTTCACGACGCGGGGGTTGTAGTGTAGTGGCAGGATATTGCTCTATAAGGTAGGTTAGCCAGTGCTTCCAGGCCAATTACTGCTGCCTCCACCAGTGGGCATAAACAAGCTGGCTGGCTACTAAGTGTACTGAAAGGTTGGGTAGGGCAAGTCAACCTTTAGGTAGTGGCCTACAGGGCTGAAGtggcttctgttttattattacagagaaaaaagaaaacatttttaaaatttgaaatattgtattaaaatggagtctgtaagAGATAGTCTCCCAATAATttgcagatttctggataacggatttatGGATCTGCTTTTCTTAGCctgaaaaaaaatgcaggttgagAGCAGTGGAACCAACACTTGGTGTCTCCTGGCGCTTAACTGCAATTCCCAGCAAAATCAGTCATCAAGTACTGAGTGAGAAGTGGAAAATATTTATACAGAGTTACCTATTACCATGTTCTCATTAAGTGGATCCTTCATCACATTTTTATCACGCAGAAGCCCTAGTACTTGTTTCTCACTTTGAAAGCCTCTTATTGCTATAATAGGGCATTTCCCACCCAGGAAGAACTAAAGTAATGGATGGGTGAAGCTAACTAAAAGCCACTTAGGGTAAGATGTTGGAGTATTTCCCTCGAGAATTACAGTACTAGTGTTTGGCAGTATAAGCACACAGCTCTGGGTGCactttgtatgatgtagagactacACCTGAAACATATTTTGAAATAATTACACACAACAGTAATCTAATTAACtttaattttttaacaaaatttgttttacttttttgtgtCAAAATTTAGAATACCAATTAATGGTATCCGAGATAAATTGATGATGTTTTCAAAACCGTTCGTTACCCAAAACTGTTATTTTATTGAAGTTTAAACTTAAGGCCTCATAATGCACACTGTGGGTTAGGTTTCATAATAGTGTTTGTTTTATCTGTATTGTATGCCGAAAGTCCTGGGTTCAATGCCCAGTAAAATCAAGCTGTGAAGGGTACTTCTGATAGTTTCAAATCTGTTCATTACCATGGTTCAAATTTTCAAAGCTAACATGGAAATTGTtgttttagggcaatgacacactaggCAAATAGACGCCCGCAACAGACTTTCTGtaatgcgggcgactaatctcctgcataTGTTTCCTcactggcaataatgtgaatCACCGGTGGGGAAACATACACGTCGCTTCAGCTTTGCAAAGTAGCCTGAAGTAGCCTCTTAAAGAAACTTCAAGCTACATCAGAAAGTAGCTGTGCCATGTATCTTTCTcattattgccagtggggaaACATATGCAGGAGATTAGTCAATCACAGTAAAGGGGATCTATCGCTGGTGACTGATTGGctagtgtgtcattgcccttatagaATTTTCAACCCAGGACATTCTAAGGTTGCACACAGGTTTAGGTTTCATAGTATAGTGGTTATCATGTCTCTTTTATGTGCAGAAGGTCTTGGGTTCAATCCCTGGTAAAACCACACCTTGTAGGAGGTTTTTGagattatttcattaaaaaaatggtcAAAAACACATAAAGAGAAACAATTGGAATAGTTTCTAACTCCCCAAGTGCAGATTTCATAATGCATGAAATAGGTCAAAGAAGAATATTGTTGTGTATTCCTATGTGTATTTATCTTATCATTGTTGTTGCGGAATGTCTGGGTTCAAGCCCCAATGAAACCAAACTATAAATGGAAAACATATGTTGGAGAACTGTCACAGGTGGCTAATTGGctagtgtgtcattgcccttatagaATTTCCAACTTAGGATGCCTTAAGACTGCTAACAAGGataggtttcatagtgtagtggttatcacgtctgctttacacgcagaaggtcctgggttcgatccccagtgaaaccattcCTTGTAGGAGTTTTTTGACAATTTCAAAGATATGTAAACATTTCAAGCCTAAAAATCATAATTATGTCTCAGGTCACCTTTAGTCAAGTATTTCACTGGACTAAACATACTTAAAGAAAAGAAGTAGGCTACTAAGCTACTCTGGATTATTTTTCCATAGGATCTCTTAAACAATTACGTTGGAGAATAAAAAGGTACAAGATTTAACATAAAACATTACTCTGAATAAAAATAGACAAAAAGACATGAATGGAATAATTTCTACACAACTCCCCA contains these protein-coding regions:
- the pigy gene encoding phosphatidylinositol N-acetylglucosaminyltransferase subunit Y precursor; the encoded protein is MFFSLPVLTVLIPLVSLTGLLYSASVEEDFPNGCTSTASLCFYSLLLPITLPVYVFFHLWTWMGLKLFRHN
- the pyurf gene encoding protein preY, mitochondrial (The RefSeq protein has 1 substitution compared to this genomic sequence) yields the protein MLAVRAWGRTYNTLVQRKLNAACPTGALPAVTLRPLHCSLVARSPEQSLKDSKTFDPTLLQFLVCPLSRKSLRYEESTNELINDELGIAYPIVDGIPNMIPQDARMIHKDRKPESPDTEQTT